Proteins encoded by one window of Cylindrospermum stagnale PCC 7417:
- the acnB gene encoding bifunctional aconitate hydratase 2/2-methylisocitrate dehydratase — MLESYRQHVVERAALGIPPLPLDAKQTSALCELLKNPPKGEEEVLLQLLRDRIPPGVDAAAYVKAGFLTAIAKEEITSPLVSPIEAVELLGTMVGGYNVQSLIDLLQLPTVSVSDSSETPLVMGGQGKEPIAAYAATALSKILLVYDAYHDVLELSKTNPLAKQVIDSWAEAEWFTIRPTLPEAITVTVFKVPGETNTDDLSPAQSATTRPDIPLHALVMLESRQPGSLETIAELKKKGHPVAYVGDVVGTGSSRKSAINSVLWHLGNDIPFVPNKRAGGYILGSAIAPIFFNTAEDAGALPIQCDVTKLETGDVITIHPYKGEITNEAGEVVSTFTLKPETIFDEVRAGGRIPLLIGRTLTDKTRQALGLPPSTVFIRPQAPADSGKGYTLAQKMVGKACGLPGVRPGTSCEPIMTTVGSQDTTGPMTRDELKELACLGFSADLVIQSFCHTAAYPKPVDIKTHHDLPDFFASRGGVALRPGDGIIHSWLNRMLLPDTVGTGGDSHTRFPLGISFPAGSGLVAFAGALGVMPLDMPESVLVRFKGELQPGITLRDIVNAIPYVAMQKGLLTVEKQNKKNVFSGKILEIEGLPDLKVEQAFELTDASAERSCAGCTIKLSEETVAEYLRSNVALLTNMIARGYHDERTLLRRIAKMEEWLANPVLLAGDTDAEYAEIIEIDLNEIKEPIVAAPNDPDNVKLLSEVANDPVQEVFVGSCMTNIGHYRATAKVLEGAGEVKTRLWIAPPTRMDEHQLKEEGVYSVFGAAGARTEMPGCSLCMGNQARVADGTTVFSTSTRNFNNRMGKDARVYLGSAELAAVCALLGRIPTVEEYLEIVAKKIQPFADNLYRYLNFDQIAGFEDEGRVIPLEEMPRIEEILGMPAAVK; from the coding sequence ATGTTGGAATCATACCGTCAACACGTTGTGGAAAGGGCAGCACTAGGAATTCCCCCTTTACCGCTAGATGCAAAGCAAACATCAGCATTATGCGAATTGCTGAAAAATCCGCCAAAGGGTGAAGAAGAAGTATTATTACAATTATTGCGCGATCGCATTCCGCCCGGTGTCGATGCAGCAGCTTACGTTAAAGCCGGGTTCCTCACCGCCATTGCCAAAGAAGAAATCACCAGTCCCTTAGTTTCACCTATAGAAGCAGTAGAATTGCTGGGGACAATGGTAGGTGGCTATAACGTGCAATCATTAATCGACTTGTTGCAATTACCCACCGTATCTGTATCCGACTCTTCCGAAACACCTCTAGTCATGGGGGGACAAGGAAAGGAACCAATAGCAGCTTATGCAGCCACCGCTTTAAGCAAAATCCTGTTGGTTTACGATGCCTACCATGATGTTTTGGAGTTATCGAAAACCAACCCCTTAGCCAAGCAGGTAATTGACTCTTGGGCTGAAGCTGAGTGGTTCACCATTCGTCCCACATTACCCGAAGCTATCACCGTCACTGTTTTCAAAGTCCCAGGTGAAACCAATACCGACGACTTATCCCCCGCCCAAAGCGCCACCACCCGTCCAGATATACCCTTACACGCCTTGGTGATGCTAGAGTCGCGCCAACCGGGAAGCTTGGAAACCATAGCTGAGTTAAAGAAAAAAGGGCATCCCGTCGCTTATGTTGGCGATGTGGTGGGTACAGGTTCCTCGCGGAAATCTGCCATTAACTCTGTATTGTGGCATTTGGGAAATGATATTCCTTTTGTGCCCAACAAACGCGCTGGGGGATATATTTTAGGAAGTGCGATCGCCCCAATTTTCTTTAACACAGCCGAAGATGCCGGCGCATTACCCATTCAGTGCGATGTCACCAAACTAGAAACCGGCGATGTCATCACCATTCATCCCTACAAAGGCGAAATCACCAACGAAGCCGGCGAAGTCGTTTCCACCTTCACCCTCAAACCCGAAACCATCTTTGACGAAGTTCGCGCTGGTGGACGCATCCCTTTACTTATCGGCCGTACCCTCACCGACAAAACCCGCCAAGCATTAGGTTTACCACCCAGTACCGTCTTCATTCGTCCCCAAGCACCTGCTGACTCTGGCAAAGGCTACACCCTAGCACAGAAAATGGTAGGGAAAGCTTGCGGTTTACCCGGTGTCCGTCCTGGCACATCTTGCGAACCCATCATGACAACCGTTGGTTCCCAAGATACCACAGGCCCCATGACCCGCGACGAACTAAAAGAACTCGCCTGTCTCGGTTTTAGTGCAGACTTAGTTATCCAAAGTTTCTGTCACACCGCAGCCTATCCCAAACCAGTAGACATCAAAACCCATCACGACTTACCCGACTTTTTCGCCTCCCGTGGCGGTGTCGCCTTGCGTCCTGGAGATGGAATTATTCACTCTTGGTTAAACCGGATGCTGCTACCCGACACCGTGGGAACAGGTGGCGACTCACACACCCGCTTCCCCTTAGGAATTTCCTTCCCCGCCGGTTCTGGGTTAGTCGCCTTTGCTGGTGCTTTGGGTGTAATGCCCTTGGATATGCCAGAATCAGTTTTGGTAAGATTCAAAGGAGAATTGCAACCAGGAATTACTTTGCGGGATATCGTCAATGCAATTCCTTATGTAGCAATGCAAAAAGGTTTATTGACAGTAGAGAAGCAGAATAAGAAAAATGTCTTCTCTGGCAAGATTTTGGAAATTGAAGGTTTGCCCGATTTGAAAGTGGAACAAGCCTTTGAATTGACAGATGCTTCCGCAGAACGTTCTTGCGCCGGCTGCACAATTAAACTGAGTGAAGAGACAGTTGCCGAATATCTGCGTTCTAATGTAGCACTGTTGACAAATATGATAGCACGGGGCTATCACGATGAGCGTACCCTTCTCCGTCGCATAGCGAAAATGGAAGAATGGTTAGCAAATCCCGTGTTGTTAGCAGGTGATACCGATGCCGAATATGCAGAAATAATTGAAATTGATTTGAACGAAATCAAAGAACCAATTGTCGCTGCTCCCAATGACCCGGATAATGTTAAATTATTATCGGAAGTTGCTAATGATCCTGTGCAAGAAGTATTTGTCGGTTCTTGCATGACAAACATCGGACATTATCGGGCAACTGCGAAGGTTTTGGAAGGTGCGGGTGAAGTAAAAACTCGCTTGTGGATAGCACCACCAACCCGCATGGATGAACACCAATTAAAAGAGGAAGGTGTCTATAGCGTTTTTGGTGCTGCCGGTGCGAGAACAGAAATGCCCGGATGTAGTTTGTGCATGGGAAATCAGGCACGAGTTGCTGATGGCACAACGGTATTTTCTACCTCTACCCGCAATTTCAATAACCGCATGGGTAAAGATGCACGAGTCTATCTAGGTTCGGCTGAATTAGCAGCAGTTTGTGCGCTATTGGGACGCATTCCCACAGTGGAGGAATATTTGGAGATTGTGGCGAAGAAGATTCAACCTTTTGCTGATAATTTGTATCGGTATTTGAACTTTGATCAAATCGCCGGTTTTGAGGATGAAGGGCGGGTAATTCCGTTGGAAGAAATGCCCAGAATTGAGGAGATTTTGGGTATGCCGGCTGCGGTGAAGTAG
- a CDS encoding type II toxin-antitoxin system RelE family toxin translates to MQYQIEFKPKAIKDLAQLTVNVRQRIITKIEAMQDDLQGDVKRLTNFTPEYRLRVGDYRVLFELEEQTIIIYVIKHRSKAYE, encoded by the coding sequence GTGCAGTACCAAATAGAATTTAAGCCCAAAGCCATTAAAGATTTAGCACAACTTACTGTCAATGTTAGACAACGCATTATTACTAAAATTGAAGCAATGCAAGATGATTTACAGGGAGACGTAAAACGCTTAACTAACTTTACTCCAGAATATCGTCTAAGAGTTGGTGATTATCGAGTTTTGTTTGAATTAGAGGAACAAACTATAATCATTTACGTGATTAAACATCGTAGCAAAGCTTATGAATAA
- a CDS encoding DMT family transporter → MYIIFNIFLIIALTDGKGEVAALSSACLWAIASVIYGLLGQRIPPLQLNLIKGIIAIALLIATILLSGQFLPTLALIPVCLLLLSGAVGIGLGDTAFLAAINRLGARRVLLLGTLAPPITAIAAMIFLQEKLNISAWCGILLTILGVAWVVTERVTEANDISATQRWQGVGFGLLAVMTNATGSILSRAAFVDTNIAPLWAALLRLSAGVVIILVWAWFPSRRDAAFSYPYWQSRRIILISFFAAFCGTYLGIWLQQTAIKLTSAGIASTLMQTSPLFVIPIAVCMGEKVSWRAIAGVIIAIAGIGLLFYLN, encoded by the coding sequence GTGTATATTATTTTTAATATTTTCTTAATTATTGCACTCACCGATGGCAAAGGTGAAGTAGCAGCTTTGTCTAGTGCCTGTTTGTGGGCGATCGCTTCGGTGATCTATGGTCTTTTGGGGCAACGGATTCCCCCACTACAACTGAACTTGATTAAAGGGATAATTGCCATCGCCCTGCTCATAGCCACTATTTTGCTCAGTGGCCAGTTCCTGCCCACCCTTGCCCTCATTCCCGTGTGTTTACTCCTTCTCAGCGGCGCTGTGGGCATTGGCTTGGGGGATACAGCTTTTTTAGCTGCCATCAATAGGCTGGGGGCAAGGCGCGTTTTACTTTTGGGTACCCTGGCGCCACCAATCACAGCGATCGCCGCCATGATTTTTCTCCAGGAAAAGCTAAACATCAGCGCTTGGTGTGGTATTCTGCTCACCATTTTGGGAGTTGCTTGGGTAGTGACGGAACGAGTCACCGAGGCAAATGATATTTCTGCAACGCAGCGATGGCAGGGAGTCGGATTTGGTTTGTTAGCAGTCATGACAAATGCCACAGGATCTATCCTCTCCCGTGCAGCATTTGTAGATACAAATATTGCCCCGTTGTGGGCGGCCTTGTTGCGTTTAAGCGCAGGCGTAGTAATTATCTTAGTTTGGGCCTGGTTTCCTAGCCGCAGAGATGCCGCTTTCTCTTATCCCTACTGGCAATCAAGGCGGATAATTCTCATTAGTTTCTTTGCGGCGTTCTGTGGAACTTACTTAGGAATTTGGCTACAACAGACAGCCATAAAACTCACTTCTGCGGGAATTGCTTCCACACTGATGCAAACTAGCCCACTGTTTGTGATTCCGATCGCTGTCTGTATGGGTGAAAAAGTTAGTTGGAGAGCGATCGCTGGAGTGATAATTGCGATCGCCGGAATTGGTTTATTGTTCTATCTAAACTAG
- a CDS encoding DUF29 domain-containing protein, translating into MASQSFIYNKNLYNQDFYLWTQTIAQQLKDNKFNEIDVPNLIEEIESMGKSEKRELRSRLIILLMHLLKWQYQPEKRSESWRSTITEQRICIEILLEDSPSLQPLLTEVFADCYQKARLKASDETGIKLNFFPNESPFSLEEVLNNYFLNN; encoded by the coding sequence ATGGCTAGCCAATCTTTTATTTATAACAAAAATCTGTATAATCAAGACTTTTACTTGTGGACACAAACTATTGCCCAGCAGTTAAAAGATAATAAATTTAATGAAATAGATGTACCTAATCTAATTGAAGAAATTGAAAGCATGGGTAAAAGTGAAAAACGGGAATTAAGAAGCCGTTTAATAATCCTATTAATGCACTTGCTTAAATGGCAATACCAACCAGAAAAACGTAGTGAAAGTTGGCGCAGTACCATTACTGAACAACGCATCTGTATTGAAATATTATTAGAAGATAGTCCCAGTTTGCAACCTCTACTTACAGAAGTATTTGCAGATTGTTATCAAAAAGCTCGTCTGAAAGCATCTGATGAAACAGGTATTAAATTAAATTTCTTTCCTAATGAATCTCCTTTTAGCTTAGAAGAAGTGCTTAACAATTACTTTTTAAATAATTAA
- a CDS encoding trypsin-like peptidase domain-containing protein encodes MTVQLSPPDFQRLTRVVQNLPDFANVRDRRRLVVGALEGVPQADVILARLDLDGAPMGVSVEIVRFLSQFGQVAYGKEALAVFLNYIQPYTGDQDKDFIIELFQKYPLNFPVSPSREIDNWRGTTSLAEVQEKIIGENTLRHIYILNLAFEAAKAVVHISTPTSLGTGFMITPDLLMTNNHVIASQIQAEETEYTFNYQLNSNSQECTTHTVKALPEGAFYTNSQLDFAVVNLKDVPEFGNPLILKSQQMRRDDRVAIIQHPGGHLKKISMQNNFVAYADSQILQYTTSTLPGSSGSPVFNDDFEVVAIHHSGGILREPGTNQRSLRNAGTSAIALLLDLKHNAPKIYNHLSR; translated from the coding sequence GTGACCGTTCAGCTTTCACCACCAGACTTCCAAAGGCTCACCCGTGTAGTTCAGAATTTACCAGATTTTGCCAATGTGCGCGATCGCCGTCGCTTGGTTGTAGGTGCCTTAGAAGGTGTACCCCAGGCTGATGTTATTTTGGCACGGTTAGATTTGGATGGTGCGCCGATGGGTGTGTCGGTGGAAATTGTCCGCTTTTTGTCACAGTTTGGACAGGTAGCTTACGGTAAAGAAGCTTTGGCGGTCTTCCTTAACTATATTCAGCCCTACACTGGTGATCAAGACAAAGATTTCATCATTGAGTTATTTCAAAAATATCCCCTCAATTTTCCAGTCAGTCCTAGCCGGGAAATTGACAATTGGCGCGGCACAACCAGTCTGGCTGAGGTACAAGAAAAGATTATTGGGGAAAATACCTTACGCCACATTTACATTTTGAACCTAGCTTTTGAGGCTGCTAAAGCTGTGGTGCATATAAGTACACCAACGAGTCTGGGTACTGGTTTCATGATTACGCCGGATTTGCTCATGACTAACAATCATGTTATTGCCAGTCAAATCCAGGCTGAAGAAACTGAATATACCTTTAATTACCAATTGAATAGCAATAGTCAAGAATGCACTACACATACTGTTAAAGCATTACCTGAAGGTGCATTTTACACAAATTCTCAACTGGATTTCGCAGTGGTGAACCTGAAAGATGTGCCTGAATTTGGCAATCCCCTGATTCTCAAGAGTCAGCAAATGCGGCGAGACGATCGCGTGGCAATTATTCAGCACCCTGGTGGACACCTGAAAAAAATCTCGATGCAGAATAACTTTGTCGCCTATGCAGATTCCCAGATTTTACAATATACAACCAGTACTTTACCGGGTTCATCAGGTTCCCCGGTGTTTAATGATGACTTTGAGGTAGTTGCGATTCACCACAGCGGCGGCATCTTGCGAGAACCGGGAACCAACCAACGAAGTTTACGCAATGCTGGTACAAGTGCGATCGCGCTTTTGCTTGACTTGAAGCACAATGCACCAAAAATTTACAATCATCTATCGAGATAA
- a CDS encoding ATP-grasp enzyme, D-alanine-D-alanine ligase yields the protein MSLVTSILQKVAPQIGAVVVVEPEYKLVGHITFKNGNKAFFDRSKLNINGYGSAELAKDKAYSNFFLNHFGYRVTEGQTFFNEKICARIANPRNIDDGFSFAKELGFPLIVKPLNLSQGILVAKVHNQTEYYEVAEKILQINSGLIVERFYSGNDYRIVVLDDEIIAAYQRIPLFITGDGKSKILELLQQKQEIFLNNGRKTHINIEDFRIHQKLQKQNLTLNSVIAKDTIVYLLDNANLSSGGEAVDLTESIHLDFQKLAINITKDMALRLAGVDIITSSITEPILDYTIIEVNGSPGLTHYASSGDTQIKRVEDLYLKILKALENERIQHENPVTPKI from the coding sequence ATGTCATTAGTGACATCAATTCTTCAAAAAGTAGCCCCTCAAATAGGAGCAGTAGTTGTAGTAGAACCCGAATATAAATTAGTGGGGCATATTACTTTTAAAAATGGGAACAAGGCATTTTTTGACAGAAGCAAATTAAATATTAATGGTTATGGTTCAGCGGAGTTAGCAAAGGATAAAGCTTATTCCAACTTTTTCCTCAATCATTTTGGATATAGAGTTACGGAAGGGCAAACATTTTTTAATGAGAAAATATGTGCAAGAATAGCCAATCCGCGGAATATTGATGATGGATTTAGCTTTGCTAAAGAACTTGGATTTCCTTTAATTGTCAAGCCGCTAAATCTCAGTCAAGGAATATTAGTAGCCAAGGTTCACAATCAGACAGAATACTATGAAGTAGCTGAGAAGATTTTGCAAATTAACTCAGGATTAATTGTCGAGCGATTCTATAGTGGTAATGACTATAGAATTGTAGTATTAGATGATGAAATTATCGCTGCTTATCAAAGGATTCCCTTATTTATCACCGGAGACGGTAAATCTAAAATTCTAGAACTTCTGCAACAAAAGCAGGAAATATTTCTCAACAATGGGAGAAAAACACATATAAATATTGAGGATTTCCGAATTCATCAGAAATTACAAAAACAGAATCTAACGCTGAATAGTGTGATTGCCAAAGATACTATTGTCTATCTCTTAGACAATGCCAATTTATCCAGCGGAGGCGAGGCAGTAGATTTAACTGAGAGTATTCATCTTGACTTTCAAAAATTAGCAATCAATATCACAAAAGATATGGCGCTGAGACTAGCAGGTGTGGATATTATTACCAGTTCTATCACAGAGCCAATCTTAGACTATACGATCATCGAAGTCAACGGCTCTCCTGGCTTAACTCACTATGCATCAAGTGGGGATACTCAAATTAAAAGAGTAGAAGATTTATATCTCAAAATTCTCAAAGCGCTTGAAAATGAGCGAATTCAGCATGAAAACCCAGTAACCCCCAAAATCTAA
- the tftA gene encoding hormogonium tapered terminus morphoprotein TftA translates to MGRIFISAAHGGKEAGATDPGSIAGGTTEAKEMILLRDLIVAELRARNFEVLAVPDDQSAAQTIAWINSRARATDVAVEIHADAANSPTVRGASVFHIANNNQRKNNAELLLVGLLRRVPQLPNRGVKPDTDSGLGSLKFCRQTAIASLLVQVGFLSSPEDRALLQTRRRDFALGIADGLASWSRVIDPKPGTPPEPNYDAVSININGQKYSEKGVLINGNAYIPIDLVDRLRIDLSKAPDVRRVTYRQIVYIKAIELRDFNVVITWDSTTRTVNLRSILTVCSAQIDRIISNGNTSEVQLQLFLKNNNETALVKFPDLPKLYREEAAAEGVNHDISFCQMCIETGFLRFGGEIKPEQNNFAGLGTIGGGTEEASFPSARIGVRAHIQHLKAYASLEPLVQEEVDPRFRFVTRGIAPLIDQLSGRWSADLEYGAKITAMIKRLYESAGML, encoded by the coding sequence ATGGGACGTATATTTATTTCGGCGGCTCATGGAGGCAAAGAAGCAGGAGCAACCGATCCAGGCTCAATTGCCGGTGGGACAACCGAAGCCAAAGAAATGATTTTGCTACGGGATTTGATTGTCGCTGAACTGAGGGCACGTAATTTTGAAGTTTTAGCTGTTCCCGATGATCAAAGTGCGGCCCAAACGATCGCCTGGATCAATTCTCGCGCTCGTGCAACTGATGTGGCAGTAGAAATTCACGCTGATGCCGCCAACAGTCCGACAGTCCGTGGTGCTAGCGTCTTCCACATTGCCAATAATAATCAGCGCAAGAACAATGCAGAACTATTGCTGGTGGGACTTTTGCGCCGGGTTCCCCAGTTACCCAATCGGGGAGTCAAGCCGGATACAGATAGTGGCTTGGGGAGTTTGAAATTTTGTCGTCAAACTGCGATCGCATCTTTATTAGTGCAAGTGGGCTTTCTCAGCAGTCCCGAAGATCGCGCTTTACTGCAAACTCGTCGCCGTGATTTCGCCTTGGGAATTGCCGATGGGCTAGCCTCTTGGAGTCGGGTGATAGACCCCAAGCCGGGAACTCCCCCAGAACCAAATTATGATGCTGTCAGCATTAACATTAATGGGCAAAAATACTCAGAAAAAGGGGTATTGATTAATGGTAATGCTTACATCCCAATAGATTTAGTTGACCGCTTGCGAATCGATTTGTCAAAAGCTCCTGATGTGCGCCGTGTTACTTATCGCCAAATAGTCTATATCAAAGCAATTGAGCTACGAGATTTTAACGTTGTCATCACCTGGGATAGTACAACTCGCACCGTCAACTTACGCTCAATTTTAACAGTTTGCTCCGCCCAAATTGACCGGATTATCTCAAATGGCAATACCTCAGAAGTGCAGTTGCAATTATTTTTGAAAAATAACAATGAAACCGCCCTCGTCAAGTTTCCCGACTTACCAAAACTCTATCGGGAAGAAGCCGCCGCCGAGGGGGTAAACCATGATATTTCCTTCTGCCAAATGTGTATAGAAACTGGATTCTTACGCTTTGGTGGTGAAATTAAACCAGAGCAAAATAACTTTGCAGGTTTAGGCACAATCGGTGGTGGTACAGAAGAGGCATCTTTTCCTAGTGCCAGAATTGGGGTGAGGGCACATATTCAACATTTGAAAGCTTACGCCAGTTTAGAACCTTTAGTACAAGAAGAAGTAGACCCCCGGTTTCGCTTTGTTACACGCGGTATTGCCCCATTAATTGATCAGCTATCAGGACGCTGGTCAGCCGATTTAGAATATGGAGCAAAGATTACAGCCATGATCAAACGATTGTATGAATCAGCAGGAATGCTATGA
- the dnaG gene encoding DNA primase, which produces MQIPRLHPDTIEEVKLRADIVDVVSEYVVLRKQGKDFVGLCPFHDEKSPSFTVSQNKQMYYCFGCQAGGNAIKFLMDLGKRQFAEVVLDLARRYQVPVQTLEPEQRQELQRQLSLREQLYGVLATTAQFYQHALRQSQGQRALEYLLGDRQLREETIQQFGLGYAPAGWETLYHYLVEDKHYPVQLLEKAGLIKPRKEGGGYYDVFRDRLMIPIRDVQGRVIAFGGRTLSDEQPKYLNSPETELFSKGKTLFALDQAKGGIAKFDQAVVVEGYFDAIAPHAAGITNVVASLGTALSLEQVRLILRYTESKQLVLNFDADKAGTNAAERAIGEIADLAYKGEVQLKILNLPNGKDADEYLRSHTPEDYQQLLVNAPLWIDWQIQQIISDRDLRQATDFQQVTQQMVKLLKNIANKDTLNYYLSDCAQILSLGDTRLIPLRVENLLTQIAPASLQPATMAVRKQQQRANLSIVPSERSLLELAEALLLRIYLHCPEQRQAIIDELETRDLEFSLSHHRFLWQQIFQLKTEQVDLISNLQNRYLESAEELGSISHLFHLSEKTHKDILRTNQVVQAAIACMERVLREKRCRYFSQLWQETDPEAEPERYQSYYQALYAEKMRLQALDRQRLFSLTDLL; this is translated from the coding sequence ATGCAAATTCCCCGCTTGCACCCAGACACGATTGAGGAAGTTAAACTCCGGGCTGACATTGTCGATGTTGTCTCGGAATACGTAGTTTTACGCAAGCAGGGCAAGGATTTTGTCGGTTTATGTCCTTTCCACGATGAAAAAAGTCCCAGTTTCACAGTTAGCCAGAATAAGCAAATGTACTATTGCTTTGGCTGTCAAGCTGGGGGAAATGCGATTAAGTTTTTGATGGATTTGGGCAAGCGGCAGTTTGCAGAAGTTGTGCTGGATTTAGCGCGGCGTTACCAAGTGCCTGTGCAAACCTTGGAACCTGAACAACGGCAAGAATTGCAGCGTCAGTTGTCGTTGCGTGAGCAGTTATATGGGGTTCTGGCAACGACTGCACAATTTTATCAACACGCTTTGCGACAATCCCAAGGGCAAAGGGCACTTGAGTATTTGCTGGGCGATCGCCAATTGCGAGAAGAAACTATTCAGCAGTTTGGCTTGGGTTATGCTCCCGCAGGCTGGGAAACCCTCTATCACTATCTGGTGGAAGATAAACATTATCCGGTGCAACTGCTAGAAAAGGCGGGATTGATTAAACCACGCAAGGAAGGGGGCGGTTATTATGATGTGTTTCGCGATCGCCTGATGATTCCGATCCGCGATGTTCAAGGACGTGTGATTGCTTTTGGTGGTAGAACCCTCAGCGATGAACAGCCTAAATATCTAAATTCACCCGAAACTGAGCTTTTCAGTAAAGGTAAAACTTTATTTGCTCTTGATCAAGCTAAAGGGGGAATTGCCAAGTTCGACCAAGCGGTGGTGGTTGAGGGATATTTTGATGCGATCGCTCCCCACGCTGCCGGCATTACCAACGTTGTCGCTTCTCTAGGCACTGCCCTCAGCTTGGAACAAGTGCGGTTAATCTTACGTTACACCGAGTCTAAACAATTAGTACTCAACTTTGATGCTGATAAAGCCGGGACTAATGCTGCCGAAAGAGCGATCGGTGAAATTGCTGATTTAGCATATAAGGGTGAAGTCCAGCTAAAAATTCTCAATCTGCCTAATGGTAAAGATGCTGATGAATACTTGCGTAGCCATACCCCAGAAGACTATCAGCAACTTTTGGTAAATGCGCCACTGTGGATTGATTGGCAGATTCAGCAGATAATTAGCGATCGCGATTTAAGACAAGCGACCGATTTTCAGCAAGTCACCCAACAAATGGTAAAACTGCTGAAAAATATTGCTAATAAAGATACTCTTAACTATTACCTTTCCGACTGCGCTCAAATACTCAGCTTAGGAGACACTAGACTTATTCCCCTGCGAGTAGAAAATCTGTTAACTCAAATTGCACCTGCTAGTTTACAACCGGCAACGATGGCGGTACGCAAGCAGCAACAAAGAGCCAATCTATCGATAGTACCTAGCGAACGCAGTCTTTTAGAACTAGCAGAGGCTTTATTGCTGCGAATTTATCTGCACTGTCCCGAACAGCGTCAAGCAATTATTGATGAACTAGAAACGCGAGATTTGGAATTTAGCCTTTCTCATCATCGCTTTTTGTGGCAACAGATTTTTCAGTTAAAGACCGAACAGGTAGATTTAATTTCAAATCTGCAAAATAGATATCTAGAATCGGCTGAAGAATTGGGTTCAATTTCCCATCTGTTTCATTTGAGCGAGAAAACCCATAAAGATATACTCCGCACGAACCAAGTAGTTCAAGCGGCGATCGCTTGTATGGAACGAGTATTGCGAGAAAAGCGTTGTCGCTACTTCTCCCAACTGTGGCAAGAAACAGATCCAGAAGCAGAACCAGAGCGATATCAATCTTATTACCAGGCTTTATATGCCGAAAAAATGCGGCTTCAAGCACTAGATAGACAGAGGTTATTTTCGCTCACAGATTTGCTCTAG